GGATACTGCTGGCCATCGTGCTGTGGTGGCTGTTGCTGGTGAGGGTGGCGCTGCTTCCAACCACAAAGAGGCTTTGGCTTTCGCCATTCTGGAGCAGGCTGTAGGCGCTGGTGCTGCCACCAAACGCGGCAATTCCGCTGGTCTGTTTGGCGAGGCTGTCAGCTGCGCTGGTGATGCACCAGTCCAATTCAGAGCCCTCAATGCTAGCTATAGCGATTCCGGTCTGTTTGGatttgtcgttgctgctgatggCAAGGAGATTGGCAAAGCTGTAGACTTTTTGGCGCGCGCTCTAAAGTCTGGTGCTGTGTCCGATAAGGATGTGGCTCGCGGCAAGGCGCTGCTGAAGGCTCGCGTTATGGGCAAGCACTCAAGCGATGGTGGTCTGATTAAGCAGATGGGTCGCCAGGCGGCTCTTACACGCACAGTGCTGGATGCCAACACTTTGATAGGTGCCATCGATGGCATTTCGCTGCAACAAGTGCAGGCTGCTGCCAAGAAGGTTGCTGGTTCCAAGCTGTCTGTGGGCGCCATTGGTCATCTGGCTAATGTGCCCTATGCTTCGGACTTGGCTTAAGTAGATTACTCTCTAACGTGTTAaactgtaaatgtaaattaatccATGCTGGCAAACGAAATAAAACCTGTTGGAAATTAACGCTATAAACGATATATTAATACCTCtggttatacatatatttactttaactttataatatatttaataaaaaatgcaataatttattaattgcacaCATAAcacatagatatatgtataacagttataataatataactaTTAGTATGGCCACGAAAAGTAGTATGATTACCAGCCAATAGCCCCAAGTGCTGTCGCGTCGATTCACGTGGCCCAGGCTGCGCGTTTCCCGCTGTACGCCTGACTCCACGCGATCCATGTTATTTGCAAGATTGTCTAGAATGTTGTTCTGATCCTCCACCTCATTGCCCAGCTGTGTGGCCAGATTGCGTTGACGTGATATTGTCGCTGACAGCACCTCCAGTCCACGATTTTGCTCCTCCAGCATTTGCGCTTGATGCTGGCGCAGCTCATCAACATTGTTGGGCCTACTTGCTGCAGTTATTGTCTTTGTGTAATACGCATCTAGCTCGCGCAGCTGAGCTGCTAGTTTCTCCCATTTCTGTCGCCGCTGCGTCAACTTGAACTCTGTGCTTGCATTTGTTTCAGTGCCAAATTCTGTGCCCAGATCAATAATTATATTCAAGTGGCTTACATCTTTGCGTAAACGTTCCAGCTTGGATTTTGTCTCAGTGGCCGACTCtgcttgtggctgttgctgcagctgcgtcaaCATCTGTTGACACACCCGCTCGCAGCCCTCATAAGCAATGTCcctaaaaatgtaaatatttctttatatctTTTACATAAATAGTTACAAGCCGCTGCTTACCATGAGTCATGATCCACGAGCGCCATTAATCTGTCTTTTTCTTATCTCTCTCAGGGGTTTCAAACTTTAATACGTTAATTGTAAAGTACTTCgcaattcttttgtttttgtcaatGAAAAACAAGCGCAACAATGCAATTGCGCTTGTTATCGGACTGCCTCCACTTTAACAGCTGTTCGGCAGTACTTCACATGGATTGTAAAcattgtgtgtatgtgcatgtgtgcgtgtagtAGTCGGCGCGTAAAACTTCATTTTTAGTGGGAAATGTCGTTTTTTCCGGTGCTCTTATATTCACTTGTAATTGTGATTCGTAGGAAGTAAGATCTCTATtagtgtaaaaaataaaaataaaatagtgtAATTTAACCAAAAATCGGAAcccaacataaacaaaagacaacacACGCATCTTACAACTAttaacaagaacaaaaacaattaccGTTACCGTTATCGTCACTGTCAAACGTCGTGCATTATTATACCTCGTCCTGGCGGCTCACGTTTTCTTTGCATTGAGCTATAAGAATCAAATAAAGTAACCATAACTTCTCGATTTGTTCATATgtgtttttatgtgtgtgcaataacaataacaacatccaagacgacgacgccgacgcAGCGCCAACAAGAATCGCAACGCAACGCTGCGGATAACGGTGAGTACTAAATGTGGGAGAAATGGGCGGGGATTAGATGGGACGGGGAGGGGAGTCGTTGTCACATCAATTTAACAGGGCAGTGGGAGAGGGATACATTGTGGCAAAAATTCTATGCATGCAACTTGTTTTTCCAGCACACACGCAATACACAAGAACAGGAGTTGTTTGCCTGTATTTGTGTTAGTGTGCAAGCAGCGGAAAACATGTATTTGTAAGAAAACCAGAAAATCGAAACCGGGAATTAGGTCACTGTGTCAACGCGCGCGACGACTACGACGTTTGCTAAGAAAGGAGAGAGTGCACGTACGATAGCGGTAGCCAACACAAGAGAGGGagggagagaaagagagagagaggagcaAAGTTCTTAAAGTCTGGCTAAAACAAGTATTTCTTAGGCTAGTTTTTCATTTAGCCAACACTTGACGCTAGACAAACCGCTGCCTGCTTGGCCCCGAAAACAGCATCCAAACGTCtctcaatttatatatacatacatatgtttgtctgATTGTCACCCGCGCGTGGTTTTTCTTTGGCTCTTTTGCTGGCGCGCTGCTACGGCGGCTCAGTTGATCTTGCACTCTGTTAGCAGCGCAGCCGGCGTCGACTGATTTTACCTTGAGCGACGCGTCGCGACTGCACTTGTCACgtcgcgcgcgctctcgcgctctctctctagtGCTCTTTGCTACGTTTTCTTATTTGATTTGAAGTAAACTTCTAAGCCAACAcctattaaatatacatactatgtaaataaatgcgtgtatgtatgtgtagccTATATAAGCTTGTTCATAtttgctaataaaattattataatttgtggCCGGCGTGGGGCTGCTAATGCGTTTTAAGGTCGTGTCCGCAGACCAGACTGACCCAATAATACGTTTCTTACGCTTCTATTTTTTCACATGTTACGGCCCGCTTACATTTCGCGGTCCATTTAACAGCCGTCGGCTGTGTGGGGGGGCTGTGGGTGGAGTGTATGGGAAAGGTTTGTGGCTAGGTTAGGCCTGATTTGTGATTTATGCGcgtaaatgttatttattatacaaccaagcaaaagcaaacaaaagcagcgctgccgctgttAACGCCGACTAGCCGACTGTTAAATACGCTGTGACCAAGAGCGCACAACAATGTGCGCTCTATTTATGATTTGCctatgactgtgtgtgtgtgtatgggaaTGTAAGGAACGCTGCTTCCTGTTTTGCCGCCTACGCATGCACTTGCGCTCTTCTCGCTCTTGGCTAGCCAGCTGACATTGACGgtcaaagagagcgcgcttTGGGGGATGGTCGGCACTTAAGAGCGCCAAGTGtgattttgattattttttttcctttcaacattgttgttgttctgggTGTTGTGGGTGGCCAAGCAACATTCGTAACACATTTGCATGTATTAGACGCTCTCTTttaagcgtcagcagcgaaaTGCTAacctatatatttttttgttatgctataacaacaacaaatcaaacccacccactcacacCAGCAGCACCCCCAACTCAGCAACGACGTCAACAGAGACGtcttcgttgctgctgctcagttgaAGGTTCTATTTGATtttagttcttttttttttcactgctgctataatttaaacacattttttagACGACGAGCGACGTCGTCTGTCGTTTTGAGTAAAggaagcttttgttgctgctgtcgctgctgctgactgcggctgctgcttttgaatttaatgttaagtatacgcatcagtgaactcaatttaattatcatgattgttttttttttcactcgCTGTCTTCTCGCTGAAACATTCAAATTTTCCAACttcgcacacaaacacacatatagacatgtgtgtgtatgtgtgttagtTTCACGTCCGGCAGTTTTGTCGTTCCCAAGCAGATTTTCATCGCCGcacgctgctgttggcgcttaTGTAATCGAGCGCtttacacaaaacaaaaaaaaaatgagtatgaaaattaaaaaaaaactacgtTAAATTGATAAAAGCGCGCTGGCTATAATTacgtgcatatgtatgttagtATGTGTGCATAGGAGCGCACGCCCTTCGCCCATTTTTTATCAGCACGTTATTTATGCGCCCTCGCTATGACAGTTagaacgacaacaacagcagcggcggcagcagcagcagcaacaacaataataacatttgAAGTGCAGCGTAGCGCAAAGAGAAAATAAAGCTGCCagttgcgcttgttgtttgtagctttataaattttttttattattattcagcAGGCAAAAGCCCCAAACGAAAAGCAATTAAGTCGCCATGGTTCATTGCACAATAAGCAAAGaatcaaaaaactaaaaacgcacgcaacaacaacaacaataacatgggctagagctagagctagagctagaggcagcagcaacatcaacaagagcagcagcagcagcagcagcagctaaacatAACTGTGTTTGCCTGGCCATCCATAGCGCACGAAAtgtcaacgtcaacgtcagcgTTAACGTTAACGTCGAGAGTTGACTGCGAAAGAGAGTGGGAGTAAAAAAGTGCGAGCgtagcgttgttgttgttgctgccgctgctgcttaataAATAGGCCAAATATGTAATATCgctaaaatgtatttattgtaatctttttcacacacacacacacaacagcacaatcatgtgtttgtgtgtgtgtgtatacggCAGCTCACACGTGCACATTGCATCCCCAGCTATGAAGAGAGCGCTTGGCTGCCTAGGAGCGCACGCGAGCAGCAGTGAGCGCAACGCATACGTTGTGAGAGCGACTCTGCGCGCTGCGTCGGCGTTGACGTCGACGTTGGCGTCGCTGTTAGACTGACGCCAGCTGCCATTGGGGCCCAAGTTGGTTGTAGCGTTTCGTGTTTGGCCTGAGTCGTTGTTCTACCGTCGTGATTGCAACACTTCTGCTTCTGCAAAACACacatctatatatacaaatatataaaaatataaatacacgCGCACCAAACATACAACACTACTACTGAACTGAAATATATTTCCGCCGTTTCGGttagtacaaaaaaaaaaagaaaaatactaaaaacaaaaagtaaaagaaaaataaaagccgTCGCAACGTTTTTCAcgttttcattatttttttcggGTTTTTCGTTGTCGTCgacgtcgccgccgccgctgtcgttgttgttgttggcagcgcAGTTGGCAGCGACAGCGCGTTGTACGACTTTgctgagcgtgtgtgtgtgtgtgtgtgtgtgtgcatgttgttTGGTAGTAAgagtgtctctgtgtgtgttagcttTAATTCTGTGTGTGCCAGTTTTCGTGCGTTCTggcgttgcaacaacaacaccaacaacaacaataataacaacaagcgcagTTACCACacgttttaaaaatacaaactgcGTTTTTTTCGCCaaaaaagccataaaaaaaattaatttctaaagTGTTAGCGCAAGACAGCGCTACAAAAgtcaacgacagcagcagcagcagcaacaacaacaataaatataaaaatatatataaaagccaACTAATGCTTGGCCTGGTCAGCAGCGGCTACGACAGCGcggcatatatacatatgtacgtctgtctagctgtctgcatatatatgtatatatatagtataaaacaTTGTGTGTGAACGTACTTGATTTTGGCTGCTTAGGCGCGTTCGCTGTTGGACgctttcaaataaaatgaaaatacaagcaaaagaaatataaaactgGCAATTTTCGCGTGAAAAATGTAGCAGCTTACAACATTTTATGCGTGACacacaaaagaaatataaaaagcatattattgttgtgcctgagcagcaattgtaacaattttttgtgtatacCCCCAAAGCTAGAGCTGAGCCACCTACTACAGCCCCAAGCCCCCCGCCCACCCCTTTGTGCCAATGAAAATAGTCACAGCATGCTTtcctcactctctcgctctctcttgcttCCGCTCTCctcgttctctctctcccaTGTCCTGCTTGACAGTGTCGTTGCTGTTCCCTTGTGTGTTGCCATTCGCcacacgttgcgtatacgtaatggcCATAAAGAACAACTATGCATACGCACAGACACAGATACAGCATCCGTTATGTGCTTTATAGCCCACacagccagcccagcccagcccgcTCTTATCCCTTTACTCTCAACTGAAATTCCACGTTGGCATTTCACTGCCCTTTGATGAGTTGATAAAAGGCGGCCTCACTTTAAGCCCTTAACCCTCcccccgcacacacacagacgcactcGAAAACTCGTTAGCAACTTGACCCAAACTCTAAATGTGTTAAATAtgagttacaacaacaacaaccaacagcaatgaaattatatatgcaaaataaatattaaagcgcacgctacaatttaaataaaaggtGCTAATAGTATATTTCTCTAAGCAgccatttaataaaaaaaaaattcattttggcTCAAAGCAAGCacaagttaaagttaaataaataaaacgagCAACAACGAACAAACAAATCCAACAAAAAAGTtgtgaaacaaaataaaatataaaaaaaaacgtggAAAGTTTTAACTTCACAcagcaaatacaataaaaagagAATTATACACAAGGAGCCATAAAAAAAGGAGAGAAAAGCCAGCAAAGCAGGTAAATGCGTtctaaattttctttatatttttagttgcattttgtGTTGAAATCAAAAAGTCGCCAACAAAGTCAAAATAACCCACGCGacgacaaaaagaaaaacacaaagagcagcagcagcagcagcgaagaaaaaaaagaaacaacagcGAGCATATCGAAAAATTCTactatactttttatatattctttatataCGCTATACGGCGAAGTCTGTGAAAATGCTGAAAATGTGTCGCCGGGGACACACAACGTGGTGGCAGCCACAACTGCCgctgcctcagcctcagcctctgCCTCTGCTCCTCTCTCTATTTTGTGGCTAGAAATAAACGTACTTAAGGGGTGCTTCCGATTGAATTGGGCAAAACTGATTTGCCTCAATATCCCAGCCatgctttttaattgcgcAGGGAATTGGCATTAGctgctaaattaaatgtgattAGGCCAAGACACAGGGATAATGGGAGGCTGGGATTTCAGCTGCCAATAGATTGAGAATAGATAACtaagaaatattaattaaagtttaggTTTTATAAACAATCATTAGCATTGAATAGCAAACATTATTGAAGGAAAATTTTGAGCAAGAAATTGAATTggatttgaattattaatagcaaatttatgtctttaaaatttaaagcaagagATTTTGTAATGAATTTTGAGCAAGAAATTGAAttggaaattgaaatattaatagcaaaattaaatttaagcaacagattttgtatttaagttgcatttgaattaaattattttattgataaatgAGTAGAgtaatatttgaattgaacTTTGTGTTTAATGATTTGCTTATAATGTTTACTAAATAGCATTAACTTTAGATTTAAGTTTAGACTTATGCTATTGAAATCACAGCTGAGCTTAAGATAATTTTTATCTCATTCTAATTTAGACGATCTTGACTATCGCACTCACACCTGCTGCTGCACCCTGTTTAtaagatatatacatatatatctcagcctgcatttgtatgtgtgtatataacgTATGTTAttctataattaaatgtgcgcCTCGGCcattttcaaatttcattgCGCGGCGTTTTGtgtcgccagcagcagcagccgccgccgccgcttctTTTAGCATCTTGCAACTTGTGTTGTCGCTAGACCAGAGAGCAACGCGAAAAATTTGTGTTACTTTAGAGATTTTCATGTATAAAGCAAACACAGAGCTAAAGTACTTAAgctatgagtgtgtgtgtgtgtgtgtgtgtgtgttttcatttaatttgatgcCAAAAGCAtctttttggctttgctgtCTACTTAGAGAGCGCAAGAGGTAGCCAACTTTGGCGACATTGGCGACAGCTGTTGTACCACGCCCACCCGCCCTTAGGCGCACTGCTCtggtcataaaaataaaatgccgcTTGCCAGCCAAAAAGGCATAAAACTTATGCGCAAAATAAGGAAAATAACTcgctgtatatgtgtgtgttggccccAAAGGCaacaatatgtatatgtatgcgtgtgtgtgtgtgtgtgtgtgtataaacatAATGTGTTTATGCTGAAACATAACTTTGACTTtcagcgctggcagcgctccAAAAAAAccgaaagaaaaataaaaataaaagcgaatttTCATAGCCAAATGAACTTCAGCTGCGTCCCACATGCCAAACTGACTGCTCAACTGACCATAGAGAGTCAGTCAATAGAGTTAAGAGCGCAACGTTTTATGTGTGTATTAGTTTAAAACTAGCGACTTGCCACAGCTTAGCGTTGCACGCATTGTGCGcgacttttcatttttattttttttttgtggcttaaCTATGCTGCGGGCTTTTTTACAATGTACATGTCCATATATGcgtttggctgtgtgtgtgtgtgtgtgttatagcTCCAATTATATAGCTTTTGCCGCTCTAAGCTAcaatttttctctctctctctctctttctgctTGCCACGCTTCATTCATGCAttcaacaaaaagttaatattAGTTATCTGCATATTTTCACGGTTTCGATTCGAGCTGCCCACTAGCggatatgcacacacacacacaggcacactaAAAAACTGTGTTACacgtctgtgtgtatgtgtgtgtatgtgtgcatttgggtttgtttgtattgcagCCACCTGACAAAATTTCCtatgaacagcaacaaacttttgcGACTTTTTGGCAGTGAAAAAACAAGTTTGattgtttgcaaattgttgcttggCATTAATCGCTTGGAAAATGTGCgcttacattttcatttttaatcaaattgactgtttttatttaaggGCGACATTTTTCTgtcaaaattaattcaattccaatttgcatatttacttGGCTATTGAATTTgacatttatacatttttttatttgaatttaaaatacaacaatGTGTATTTAACTTtcagttttaaatttcaattgctttaaataaatttggtgCTTATTGggaatcaataaaaaattgatttaattgaattcgATCGCATTCTTTTGTTAGATTAACTAAATGAACTAATTTAGTAACTTTTGTTAGGCTTTCATTTTACTTGTagccattttatttaaattttaaaatttaattgaatatctAACTTTGTTAGACGCACATTTTACTTGTAGTAAATGGTTCAAATAAAGTGCtcagctatttaaatattatgtttcTACTTAATACACTATTTTGTGCTTCTTGGGattgatttaattgaattcgttCGCTGtctcattttaaataatttatattaaatttattatagtcTGTAGCTAAATTTTGACAGTTTAGTAACTTTTgcttattcaattaatttgaatttgcttcTAAGCGCGCATTTAACTTGCAGccatttaattacaaattatttgaattttaataacagacagtgcttaaataaattataatgtttGTACTTAATGCACTATATCAATTTATAGCAACACTTGATTCactgtgcataaattatttgtgctgTTGAAATTTTCATTCGTGTGTTCTCAAAAAGAAATCccattatttttcaattaataagcGCTAACAGCAATGGATttgcataaacacacacacacacacacacatagctatatataaagtgCTTTGAAGCTAATGATCCATATGGAGATCGCATCTATGGCAGCTAATTTTCATGCGTTTGGGCTCACGCCCACAATATTTCCCAGCTAAACGCCCCGTTGCCAATGGCTTCCGGCCATAATTGAGTTATAGATATAGAAATAGACGAGCCGCCAGCAGCCcagttatttgttttaattgatattaaacAGCTGTGTTAATGCTATTGATGAACTATGCCTCAAAGTCATTTTGATGGCGCACTATgcgtataaataatattacagCTGGCTGGGCAAGTTTTATAAGTTTGTTAGCTTAGAGGTGTAGGTGTTGCAAAATGcctaactgtatgtgtgtgtgtggcaagtttattgtttaagctgcattttagtttgctcaactcatttgcataatttttataaacgcTTGTAATAGTCGacgtttgtttttaaagcagtTTTCTAATTAGATTTGAGGCTTATGAAATTTGGCACActaaaatttgtgtgtgtgtgtgcaggtgCATAAATGAGGCAGCAAGAGTGGGTGGCAAACTGAGATGCAAATGCGTAGATACAGTTACAGTTGGGCGGgcgggcaggcaggcaggcaaaggcagcagcagcgcttgatTGAAGTGCAAGCTCTAAGGCTGTCGACGTTGCTCAGGTGCgcttttttcacttttatgcgcccacacacacacacaacac
The DNA window shown above is from Drosophila busckii strain San Diego stock center, stock number 13000-0081.31 chromosome 3L, ASM1175060v1, whole genome shotgun sequence and carries:
- the LOC108599997 gene encoding syntaxin-8; translated protein: MALVDHDSWDIAYEGCERVCQQMLTQLQQQPQAESATETKSKLERLRKDVSHLNIIIDLGTEFGTETNASTEFKLTQRRQKWEKLAAQLRELDAYYTKTITAASRPNNVDELRQHQAQMLEEQNRGLEVLSATISRQRNLATQLGNEVEDQNNILDNLANNMDRVESGVQRETRSLGHVNRRDSTWGYWLVIILLFVAILIVILL